Proteins from one Phocoena sinus isolate mPhoSin1 chromosome 8, mPhoSin1.pri, whole genome shotgun sequence genomic window:
- the B3GAT3 gene encoding galactosylgalactosylxylosylprotein 3-beta-glucuronosyltransferase 3 isoform X2 yields the protein MKLKLKNVFLAYFLVSIAGLLYALVQLAAEQLRQKDLRISQLQADLRRPPPAPAQPPEPEALPTIYVVTPTYARLVQKAELVRLSQTLSLVPRLHWLLVEDAEGPTPLVSGLLAASGLLFTHLAVLTPKAQRLREGEPGWVRPRGVEQRNRALDWLRSRGGAVAGEKDPPPPGTRGVVYFADDDNTYSRELFEEMRWTRGVSVWPVGLVGGLRFEGPRVQDGRVVGFHTAWEPNRPFPVDMAGFAVSLPLLLAKPNARFDATAPRGHLESSLLSHLVDPKDLEPRAANCTRVLVWHTRTEKPKTKQEEQLQRQGRGSDPAVEV from the exons ATGAAGCTGAAGCTGAAGAACGTGTTCCTCGCCTACTTCCTGGTGTCGATCGCCGGCCTCCTCTACGCGCTGGTGCAGCTCG CAGCAGAGCAGCTTCGGCAGAAGGATCTGAGGATTTCCCAGCTGCAAGCCGATCTCCGTcgtccaccccctgcccccgcccagcccccTGAACCTGAGGCTCTGCCTACTATCTATGTTGTTACCCCCACCTATGCCAG GCTGGTGCAGAAGGCGGAGCTGGTGCGGCTGTCCCAGACCCTAAGCCTGGTGCCCCGGCTGCACTGGCTGCTGGTAGAGGATGCTGAGGGCCCCACCCCGTTGGTCTCGGGGCTGCTGGCTGCCTCTGGCCTCCTCTTCACACACCTGGCGGTCCTCACTCCCAAGGCCCAGCGACTCCGGGAGGGCGAGCCAGGCTGGGTTCGGCCCCGAGGTGTTGAGCAACGGAACAGGGCCCTGGACTGGCTCCGGAGCAGAGGGGGTGCTGTGGCGGGAGAGAAGGATCCACCCCCACCAGGCACCCGGGGAGTCGTGTACTTTGCTGACGATGACAACACCTACAGCCGGGAACTCTTTGAGGAG ATGCGCTGGACCCGTGGAGTCTCAGTGTGGCCAGTGGGGCTGGTGGGTGGCCTGCGATTCGAGGGCCCTCGCGTACAGGACGGCCGGGTTGTGGGCTTCCACACGGCATGGGAGCCCAATAGGCCCTTCCCAGTGGATATGGCGGGATTTGCCGTCTCCCTGCCCCTGCTGTTGGCGAAACCCAATGCCCGGTTTGATGCTACTGCTCCTCGGGGCCACCTGGAGAGCAGCCTCCTGAGCCACCTTGTAGATCCCAAGGACCTGGAGCCGCGGGCTGCCAACTGCACTCGG GTTCTGGTGTGGCATACGCGGACAGAGAAGCCCAAGACGAAGCAGGAGGAGCAGCTGCAGCGGCAGGGCCGAGGCTCAGACCCAGCTGTCGAGGTGTGA
- the B3GAT3 gene encoding galactosylgalactosylxylosylprotein 3-beta-glucuronosyltransferase 3 isoform X1 — MKLKLKNVFLAYFLVSIAGLLYALVQLGQPCDCLSPLRAAAEQLRQKDLRISQLQADLRRPPPAPAQPPEPEALPTIYVVTPTYARLVQKAELVRLSQTLSLVPRLHWLLVEDAEGPTPLVSGLLAASGLLFTHLAVLTPKAQRLREGEPGWVRPRGVEQRNRALDWLRSRGGAVAGEKDPPPPGTRGVVYFADDDNTYSRELFEEMRWTRGVSVWPVGLVGGLRFEGPRVQDGRVVGFHTAWEPNRPFPVDMAGFAVSLPLLLAKPNARFDATAPRGHLESSLLSHLVDPKDLEPRAANCTRVLVWHTRTEKPKTKQEEQLQRQGRGSDPAVEV, encoded by the exons ATGAAGCTGAAGCTGAAGAACGTGTTCCTCGCCTACTTCCTGGTGTCGATCGCCGGCCTCCTCTACGCGCTGGTGCAGCTCG GCCAGCCATGTGACTGCCTCTCTCCCCTGCGGGCAGCAGCAGAGCAGCTTCGGCAGAAGGATCTGAGGATTTCCCAGCTGCAAGCCGATCTCCGTcgtccaccccctgcccccgcccagcccccTGAACCTGAGGCTCTGCCTACTATCTATGTTGTTACCCCCACCTATGCCAG GCTGGTGCAGAAGGCGGAGCTGGTGCGGCTGTCCCAGACCCTAAGCCTGGTGCCCCGGCTGCACTGGCTGCTGGTAGAGGATGCTGAGGGCCCCACCCCGTTGGTCTCGGGGCTGCTGGCTGCCTCTGGCCTCCTCTTCACACACCTGGCGGTCCTCACTCCCAAGGCCCAGCGACTCCGGGAGGGCGAGCCAGGCTGGGTTCGGCCCCGAGGTGTTGAGCAACGGAACAGGGCCCTGGACTGGCTCCGGAGCAGAGGGGGTGCTGTGGCGGGAGAGAAGGATCCACCCCCACCAGGCACCCGGGGAGTCGTGTACTTTGCTGACGATGACAACACCTACAGCCGGGAACTCTTTGAGGAG ATGCGCTGGACCCGTGGAGTCTCAGTGTGGCCAGTGGGGCTGGTGGGTGGCCTGCGATTCGAGGGCCCTCGCGTACAGGACGGCCGGGTTGTGGGCTTCCACACGGCATGGGAGCCCAATAGGCCCTTCCCAGTGGATATGGCGGGATTTGCCGTCTCCCTGCCCCTGCTGTTGGCGAAACCCAATGCCCGGTTTGATGCTACTGCTCCTCGGGGCCACCTGGAGAGCAGCCTCCTGAGCCACCTTGTAGATCCCAAGGACCTGGAGCCGCGGGCTGCCAACTGCACTCGG GTTCTGGTGTGGCATACGCGGACAGAGAAGCCCAAGACGAAGCAGGAGGAGCAGCTGCAGCGGCAGGGCCGAGGCTCAGACCCAGCTGTCGAGGTGTGA